A single genomic interval of Paenibacillus macerans harbors:
- a CDS encoding NAD-dependent malic enzyme: MATTLIIIRLELDHEHASFGDVAAAVSQAGGDITSIDVISSAKGSSIRDITVDTGDRDEAAIVGALRRLPGVRLINVSDRTFLMHLGGKISIKPTLPIRNRDDLSQVYTPGVAKVCKAIHESPAKAFSLTIKRNTVAVITDGTAVLGLGGIGPYAAAPVMEGKAMLFKQLAGVDAFPLCLDTSDTEEIIRTVKAVAPIFGGINLEDISSPRCFEIERRLAEELDIPVFHDDQHGTAVVVTAGLINALKVVGKRMSEVRVVVSGVGAAGVSICKMLLAAGVTRLVPVDRAGAIVFGGKYEHPMWQWLAEQPQVEARAGALKDVLPGADVFIGVSSGGLLAGADIRAMNERPIVFALANPEPEIKPEEALKHAAVVATGRSDYPNQINNVLVFPGLFRGALDCRARRINEAMKLAAAEAIASSVTDEERNEQYIIPSIFNDQVVPLVRKAIVIAAISTGVARRIPPDFR; the protein is encoded by the coding sequence ATGGCAACTACGCTGATCATTATCCGGCTGGAGCTGGATCACGAGCACGCCAGCTTCGGCGATGTCGCCGCCGCGGTCAGCCAGGCCGGCGGAGACATAACGTCGATCGACGTTATCTCTTCGGCCAAAGGTTCGTCGATCCGCGACATCACCGTGGACACGGGCGACCGTGATGAGGCCGCCATCGTAGGCGCGCTGCGAAGGCTGCCCGGCGTCCGGCTGATCAATGTGTCCGACCGCACGTTCCTGATGCATCTCGGCGGCAAAATCTCTATCAAGCCGACGCTGCCGATCCGCAACCGCGACGATTTGTCGCAGGTGTACACTCCCGGCGTCGCCAAAGTGTGCAAGGCGATCCACGAAAGCCCGGCCAAGGCGTTTTCGCTGACGATCAAGCGCAATACCGTCGCCGTGATCACGGACGGCACCGCCGTGCTTGGCCTTGGCGGCATCGGCCCGTACGCCGCCGCGCCGGTCATGGAAGGCAAAGCGATGCTGTTCAAGCAGTTGGCCGGGGTGGATGCTTTTCCGCTATGCCTCGATACGAGCGACACGGAGGAAATCATCCGCACCGTCAAAGCGGTCGCTCCGATTTTCGGCGGCATCAACCTCGAAGATATCAGCTCCCCGCGCTGCTTTGAAATCGAGCGGCGGCTGGCGGAGGAGCTGGATATCCCGGTGTTTCACGACGATCAGCACGGCACCGCGGTCGTCGTCACCGCCGGCCTGATCAACGCGCTGAAGGTGGTCGGCAAACGGATGTCCGAGGTGCGGGTCGTCGTAAGCGGTGTCGGTGCGGCCGGCGTGTCCATCTGCAAAATGCTGCTCGCCGCAGGCGTCACCCGGCTTGTTCCGGTGGATAGAGCCGGTGCCATCGTGTTCGGTGGCAAATACGAGCACCCGATGTGGCAGTGGCTGGCGGAGCAGCCGCAGGTGGAGGCACGCGCCGGCGCGCTGAAGGACGTCCTGCCCGGGGCCGACGTCTTCATCGGCGTCTCGTCCGGCGGCCTGCTCGCCGGCGCCGATATCCGAGCGATGAACGAGCGGCCGATCGTGTTCGCGCTGGCCAATCCGGAGCCGGAGATCAAGCCGGAGGAAGCGCTGAAGCATGCGGCCGTGGTCGCCACGGGGCGAAGCGACTATCCGAACCAGATCAACAATGTGCTCGTTTTCCCCGGCTTGTTCCGCGGCGCGCTCGACTGCCGCGCCAGACGGATCAACGAGGCGATGAAGCTGGCCGCCGCGGAGGCGATCGCCTCGTCCGTGACGGACGAGGAGCGGAATGAGCAGTACATCATTCCAAGCATTTTCAACGACCAGGTGGTCCCCCTCGTCCGTAAGGCGATCGTGATCGCGGCGATATCGACCGGAGTGGCCCGGCGCATTCCGCCGGATTTCCGGTAA
- a CDS encoding S-layer homology domain-containing protein: MSKKLYIKVITTAALLSACALPAHAATTFTDIDGSYAKDAIVKLAESGILNGKGNGKFDPTGTIERQDFAIILAKALGLDVSAPPASATFQDVPAANYAYSAVEAAVKAGLINGYGNGVFGNGNNLSRQDLAVILVRALGVDAAGKAADLKFSDAASISGYAKDAVAAAVELGLISGYPNGTFKPDGSAQRQEVASLTSKFIETLDTLKGEDSSPDTKPSEGDTDASKQPETTPAASGTDSGGGTLIAGRGNSNSSGGGSGTNRPDTTAPTVTVVSASPVKIGQAVAVKSSEAGYVYLVPAAKNPLTKADLDALVSAASASGAAVSAAGGMAEIPTSGLTEGDYKVYAVDAAGNVSAPSAPVSLTAAQELPLEIKLAEGAALYLNSVLLPDQAAVTISSGDTSESERAEYSYNKRNIRDFLQVKRGETAGSIKYAPEKGAFNVADSSTHAVIATVTLSTYSDLVSIIPSNDGIIMIPVKEATENTEASLFFNLWENGVVLGSQELRITFDETPPTVTGSTYNEDGTISLTFSEDLSVSPDFGGITLDFSASGDFTDEDTKHLNPFGDYTVTMLSRHEFRIELNPSTAAYLKLQSPGRFRIVAIGGWDFARNPVMLSEPVFIDIPGEAEITPEEAPK, encoded by the coding sequence TTGAGCAAAAAGCTTTATATCAAGGTAATCACCACGGCAGCCCTGCTTAGCGCCTGCGCGCTGCCGGCCCATGCGGCAACCACTTTCACGGACATCGACGGCTCCTATGCCAAAGATGCGATCGTGAAGCTTGCGGAGTCCGGGATTTTGAACGGCAAGGGCAACGGGAAATTCGATCCGACAGGAACCATTGAGCGCCAGGATTTTGCTATCATCCTCGCCAAAGCGCTGGGACTGGATGTGTCGGCGCCCCCGGCGTCGGCCACCTTCCAGGACGTGCCCGCGGCCAATTATGCCTATAGTGCCGTGGAAGCCGCGGTCAAAGCCGGTTTGATAAACGGCTACGGTAACGGCGTTTTCGGCAATGGCAACAATTTATCGCGGCAGGATTTGGCGGTTATTCTGGTGCGGGCGCTTGGGGTTGATGCGGCCGGTAAAGCGGCGGACCTGAAATTCAGCGACGCGGCTTCCATTTCCGGTTACGCCAAAGATGCGGTCGCAGCAGCCGTTGAATTGGGCCTCATCTCCGGCTATCCCAACGGCACGTTTAAACCTGACGGCAGCGCGCAAAGACAAGAGGTGGCTTCGCTCACCAGCAAATTCATCGAAACGCTGGACACTCTTAAAGGCGAGGATTCTTCTCCGGACACGAAGCCTTCCGAAGGTGATACGGACGCATCGAAGCAGCCTGAAACAACTCCTGCGGCAAGCGGGACGGACAGCGGCGGCGGAACTTTGATTGCCGGCCGCGGAAACAGCAATAGCAGCGGTGGCGGCAGCGGTACAAACCGGCCGGATACAACCGCCCCCACGGTCACGGTTGTATCCGCTTCACCGGTGAAGATCGGACAAGCCGTTGCCGTCAAATCCAGCGAAGCCGGCTATGTTTACCTTGTCCCGGCCGCCAAAAATCCGTTGACCAAGGCAGATTTGGATGCCCTGGTCTCCGCAGCATCCGCCAGCGGGGCGGCCGTTTCCGCAGCCGGCGGCATGGCCGAAATCCCTACCTCCGGCCTCACGGAAGGGGATTATAAGGTTTACGCGGTCGACGCCGCCGGCAATGTGTCGGCACCTTCGGCACCGGTGTCATTGACCGCCGCCCAAGAACTGCCGCTTGAAATCAAGCTGGCGGAGGGAGCCGCGCTTTATCTGAACAGCGTTCTTTTACCGGATCAGGCTGCCGTTACGATTTCATCCGGGGATACATCCGAATCCGAAAGAGCGGAATACTCCTACAACAAGCGGAATATCAGGGACTTCTTGCAAGTCAAGCGCGGTGAAACGGCCGGAAGCATCAAATACGCTCCGGAAAAAGGCGCCTTCAACGTGGCCGATTCGTCCACCCATGCCGTGATCGCTACGGTTACGCTGAGCACATACTCCGATCTCGTTTCTATTATTCCGTCCAACGACGGGATCATCATGATTCCTGTCAAGGAAGCGACGGAAAACACGGAAGCGTCCCTGTTCTTTAATCTTTGGGAAAACGGCGTCGTGCTCGGCAGTCAGGAACTCCGGATTACGTTTGACGAGACGCCGCCAACCGTAACCGGCAGCACGTATAACGAAGACGGAACGATTAGCTTAACCTTCAGTGAGGATTTGTCGGTTTCGCCGGACTTTGGCGGCATCACGCTTGATTTTTCGGCCAGCGGCGACTTCACGGACGAGGACACGAAGCACTTGAATCCCTTCGGAGATTACACCGTGACGATGCTCAGCCGCCATGAATTCAGAATCGAGCTGAACCCAAGCACGGCTGCTTACCTGAAGCTCCAGAGCCCAGGCAGATTCCGCATCGTCGCAATCGGCGGTTGGGATTTTGCCCGGAATCCCGTGATGCTGTCCGAGCCTGTCTTTATCGATATCCCGGGGGAGGCGGAGATCACGCCGGAGGAAGCA